A genomic stretch from Lysobacter soyae includes:
- a CDS encoding glycosyltransferase family 2 protein, with protein MNQQPTQTNDTSLSTAVVLCTYNGEAYLLAQLDSLRRQTRLPDFLVLFDDASSDTTAAMLNAATAEFEALGVRVHLQVNGRNTGYVRNFEQAFLAAPADLLFPCDQDDIWHADKIARMTACFESDPALDVLHCDANLVDADAAPMGRRLFEVLEVTRPEMAAMTQGNALDVLIKRNVVTGAAMAFRRRVLDKALPFPAEWAHDEWLALVAALDGRVRTLDEVLIDYRQHANNQIGVKARGVLHKAAGIAGYRKAFLKRMEARYRVLAERAQSMDRLDAAQRARIHDRWAHAQQRNLGRKPLVVRAPIVARELARGRYHRYGQGIRSALVDLMGLD; from the coding sequence ATGAACCAGCAACCGACACAGACCAACGACACGTCGCTGTCCACAGCGGTTGTTCTGTGTACCTATAACGGTGAGGCCTACCTGCTTGCGCAGCTCGACAGTCTGCGCCGGCAAACACGTTTGCCCGACTTCCTCGTCCTTTTTGACGACGCTTCATCCGACACAACAGCCGCCATGCTCAACGCCGCGACGGCGGAATTCGAGGCATTGGGCGTCCGTGTCCACTTACAGGTCAATGGCCGCAACACCGGCTACGTCCGAAATTTCGAGCAGGCATTCCTGGCCGCACCTGCCGATCTATTGTTCCCTTGTGATCAAGATGACATTTGGCACGCCGACAAAATCGCGCGTATGACCGCCTGTTTCGAGTCTGACCCCGCGCTCGACGTTTTGCATTGCGATGCGAATTTGGTCGATGCCGACGCGGCGCCGATGGGACGGCGCTTGTTCGAAGTGCTGGAAGTCACGCGGCCTGAAATGGCGGCGATGACGCAAGGCAATGCGCTCGATGTACTGATCAAACGCAACGTCGTGACCGGTGCGGCGATGGCGTTTCGCAGGCGTGTGCTGGACAAAGCGCTGCCATTTCCCGCCGAGTGGGCGCACGACGAATGGCTTGCGTTGGTGGCTGCCTTGGACGGTCGGGTCCGCACCCTGGATGAGGTCCTGATCGACTACCGACAGCACGCAAACAACCAAATCGGCGTCAAGGCGCGTGGTGTCTTGCATAAGGCCGCGGGTATCGCCGGTTACCGCAAGGCATTCCTGAAGCGGATGGAAGCGCGCTATCGGGTGCTGGCCGAACGGGCGCAGTCGATGGACCGGCTGGATGCTGCGCAGCGGGCGCGAATCCATGACCGCTGGGCGCATGCTCAACAACGGAATCTCGGGCGCAAACCCTTGGTCGTGCGCGCGCCGATCGTTGCCCGCGAGCTCGCACGGGGTCGATACCATCGCTATGGTCAAGGCATCCGTTCCGCACTGGTCGATTTGATGGGGCTGGACTGA
- a CDS encoding glycosyltransferase family 2 protein, producing the protein MQYITPADVAAVIITYAPDLEALAAHLKQVAAQVARVYLVDNSTTQADRAGVSALAAENVHVLSLGGNRGIAEALNAGIQAARAEASHVLLLDQDSAPEPEMTQRLIRDLQAASREGAPIAAIGPTQIDVRNGMRAPFVRFGFPFNKKLWPASGAWADCDFLITSGSLVAITAYDAIGPFDARLFIDNVDMEWSHRATAAGYRLAGSADAGLRHQLGDRLTRRPGGYAAVHAPIRLYYMMRNRVHLYFRRNTPRLWIAQDLPRLLLKFIGFSLFVAPRRTNARAMLRGIGDGLRGRLGPSADSFPGEGSGGNLA; encoded by the coding sequence ATGCAATACATCACACCTGCCGACGTCGCGGCCGTCATCATCACCTATGCGCCGGACCTTGAGGCGCTCGCTGCCCATCTGAAGCAGGTCGCGGCACAAGTCGCACGCGTGTATCTCGTCGACAATTCGACCACGCAGGCCGATCGAGCGGGCGTCAGCGCATTGGCCGCAGAGAATGTGCACGTTCTTTCCCTTGGGGGCAACCGCGGAATCGCGGAAGCGTTGAATGCGGGCATTCAAGCCGCCCGCGCAGAGGCGAGCCACGTCCTCTTGCTGGATCAGGACAGCGCGCCCGAACCGGAGATGACCCAGCGGTTGATCCGGGACCTGCAGGCGGCCAGTCGCGAGGGCGCTCCGATCGCCGCCATCGGCCCGACCCAAATCGATGTCCGAAACGGCATGCGTGCACCCTTTGTCCGCTTCGGCTTTCCCTTTAACAAGAAACTTTGGCCGGCGTCCGGCGCATGGGCGGACTGCGACTTTCTGATCACGTCGGGCAGTCTGGTCGCGATCACGGCCTACGATGCGATCGGCCCCTTCGACGCCCGTCTGTTCATCGACAACGTCGATATGGAGTGGTCACATCGTGCGACAGCGGCGGGCTACCGATTGGCCGGCAGCGCTGACGCGGGGCTGCGCCATCAGCTGGGCGACCGGTTGACGCGGCGGCCGGGCGGATATGCCGCGGTACATGCGCCGATCCGCCTCTATTACATGATGCGAAATCGTGTGCACCTGTATTTCCGTCGCAACACGCCGCGCCTATGGATTGCGCAAGACCTGCCGAGGCTGCTCTTGAAGTTCATCGGATTCAGTCTGTTCGTGGCGCCGCGCAGAACGAACGCCCGTGCCATGTTGCGCGGTATCGGGGATGGCCTGCGCGGGCGGCTGGGTCCGAGTGCCGATTCATTCCCGGGTGAGGGTTCCGGCGGCAATCTGGCATAG
- the mrcB gene encoding penicillin-binding protein 1B, which translates to MGALAALALFLGFLVPYMLYLNHQVGTRFGQLQWQLPTRVYARPLQLQPGIALTGDTLKSELELASYRDDGVGDRPGSYARKGNQFMISSRGFNDVGGVINPHRITVTLNDGAVASLRDRDNKAAMKVTRLDPARIGTLYGRNQEERELVRLEELPEKLVTGLQAVEDKDFAHHFGVDLTGVLRAIWINLKSGDRKQGASTLTQQLARSGLLGIGKEQTYTRKFKEMLYAVILEARYDKRTILETYFNQVYLGQQGNQAIHGVAAASKFWYGRNVRDLSNEQIALLIAIVRGPSWYDPRKNPERALERRNFVLEKMLQNNVLTQKEYEAAVKAPLGVTKTPEGAGGNRFPAYVELVRRQLASDYSNDDLSGAGMSVMTAMSPSAQAYAEGSVSAVISSVSSRRRPALDAGLVMTNVHNGEVVAVVGSKNYTEAGFNRALDAKRPIGSLIKPFEYMLALAQPGRWSLATYVDDSPVSVILGNGKRWNPSNSDNQSHGSVRVIDALAQSYNQATVRLGMAVQTQRVAELMKVLAGIDTGTNPSLLLGATDQSPYAMAQAYQFLASGGEIQPLRSVRGVLDRNGKALKRYDKAPAPAQEGDAIAARLVTFALQRVVSGGTARQLMSDGFGRLTPAGKTGTSNDSRDSWYAGYTGDHLAVIWVGNDQNKPTGLYGATGAMRVWSSIFKKLPTAPLQLNQRGLDWQWVSGSNATEAGCPGAQRIPFVKGYAPPFQSCAPAPEPTPFEDPNALPPDGTEPMMPADGQDVGQTGWPTRGDPARQVQPMPQNVPAEPVGQ; encoded by the coding sequence ATGGGTGCCTTGGCCGCACTGGCGCTTTTCCTCGGTTTTCTCGTGCCCTACATGCTGTACTTGAACCACCAAGTGGGCACGCGTTTCGGCCAATTGCAATGGCAGTTGCCGACCCGCGTTTATGCACGCCCCCTGCAATTGCAACCAGGCATCGCCCTGACCGGCGACACCTTGAAATCAGAATTGGAATTGGCCTCCTATCGTGACGATGGCGTCGGTGACAGGCCGGGCAGCTATGCGCGCAAGGGCAATCAATTCATGATTTCGAGCCGTGGCTTCAACGATGTGGGCGGTGTGATCAATCCGCATCGGATCACGGTGACCCTCAACGACGGCGCCGTAGCCAGTCTCCGTGATCGCGATAACAAAGCCGCCATGAAGGTGACGCGCCTCGATCCCGCACGTATCGGCACGTTGTACGGTCGCAATCAAGAAGAACGCGAACTGGTGCGTTTGGAAGAACTGCCTGAGAAATTGGTGACCGGCTTGCAAGCGGTGGAAGACAAGGATTTCGCCCACCATTTCGGCGTGGATCTCACTGGCGTGTTGCGGGCCATTTGGATCAATCTCAAATCCGGTGATCGCAAACAGGGTGCCAGCACCCTGACCCAGCAGCTCGCCCGAAGCGGATTGCTCGGAATCGGCAAAGAGCAGACCTACACGCGCAAATTCAAGGAAATGCTCTATGCCGTCATTCTTGAAGCGCGCTACGACAAGCGGACAATTCTCGAAACCTATTTCAATCAGGTCTACCTCGGCCAGCAGGGCAATCAAGCCATCCACGGCGTCGCCGCCGCGTCCAAATTTTGGTATGGCCGAAACGTTCGCGATCTGAGCAACGAGCAAATTGCCTTGTTGATTGCGATTGTCCGTGGCCCGTCTTGGTACGACCCGCGCAAGAATCCGGAGCGCGCGCTGGAACGGCGCAATTTTGTTTTGGAAAAAATGCTTCAAAACAATGTGTTGACGCAGAAGGAATATGAAGCGGCGGTCAAAGCCCCATTGGGTGTCACCAAGACGCCGGAGGGCGCGGGCGGCAACCGTTTTCCAGCCTACGTCGAGTTGGTTCGTCGGCAATTGGCCAGTGACTATTCCAACGACGATCTTTCAGGCGCGGGCATGTCGGTGATGACGGCCATGTCACCCAGTGCGCAGGCCTATGCGGAAGGTTCGGTTTCTGCTGTGATTTCCAGCGTGAGCAGCCGTCGTCGTCCCGCACTTGATGCGGGCCTGGTCATGACCAATGTCCATAACGGTGAAGTGGTCGCGGTCGTGGGCAGCAAGAATTACACAGAGGCCGGTTTCAACCGCGCCTTGGATGCAAAACGCCCGATCGGTTCGCTAATCAAACCGTTTGAATACATGTTGGCACTGGCACAGCCGGGGCGTTGGTCGCTCGCAACTTATGTGGATGATTCACCGGTGTCGGTGATTCTCGGCAACGGCAAACGCTGGAACCCGAGCAACTCGGACAACCAAAGTCACGGGAGCGTCCGGGTGATCGATGCACTTGCGCAGTCTTACAACCAAGCCACGGTGCGATTGGGCATGGCGGTGCAAACGCAACGCGTCGCCGAATTGATGAAAGTGTTAGCCGGCATCGACACGGGAACCAATCCGTCGTTGCTTCTCGGCGCCACCGACCAAAGTCCGTATGCCATGGCGCAGGCCTATCAATTTCTTGCCAGCGGCGGTGAGATCCAACCGTTGCGTTCCGTGCGCGGTGTCTTGGATCGCAACGGCAAGGCGCTCAAACGCTACGACAAGGCACCTGCGCCGGCGCAAGAGGGCGATGCCATCGCCGCGCGTTTGGTGACCTTCGCGCTCCAAAGGGTTGTGAGTGGCGGTACCGCGCGGCAGTTGATGAGCGATGGCTTCGGGCGGCTGACGCCGGCAGGTAAAACCGGTACATCCAACGACAGTCGTGACAGTTGGTACGCCGGCTATACGGGCGACCATCTCGCAGTGATTTGGGTCGGCAATGACCAGAACAAGCCGACCGGTCTCTACGGTGCGACCGGCGCGATGCGCGTTTGGTCCTCGATTTTCAAGAAGTTGCCGACGGCACCATTGCAATTGAATCAAAGAGGCTTGGATTGGCAGTGGGTGTCGGGATCGAATGCCACCGAGGCGGGTTGTCCCGGGGCACAACGCATCCCGTTCGTGAAGGGCTATGCGCCGCCGTTCCAATCGTGTGCGCCTGCACCCGAGCCCACGCCGTTTGAAGATCCCAACGCACTGCCGCCCGATGGCACCGAGCCGATGATGCCTGCGGATGGGCAAGACGTTGGTCAAACCGGTTGGCCAACGCGCGGCGATCCCGCGCGACAAGTGCAACCGATGCCGCAGAACGTTCCGGCCGAACCCGTCGGCCAATGA
- a CDS encoding ATP-dependent DNA helicase produces the protein MTTLQDSVESSLREGGALANALPGFRAREGQQRMAAAVCEAIQSRGTLLAEAGTGTGKTYAYLVPLLLSGKKAIVSTGTRALQDQLFHRDLPRVRDALGKPAKTALLKGRANYLCFHRMELAKGESRFGTREQVDYFQRIVSWSGRTAAGDLAEVAGIPDDSPVLPMVTSTADNCLGTDCPFWADCFVVKARQRAQAADIVVVNHHLLLADLALKQEGFGEILPGAEAFVIDEAHQLPELAALFFGEALSARQIVECARECVVEAKNVSTATALVAPVALQVENGARLLRQKLEGLPARGTRERLHAFPEVDASAQQLSDELGALADGLKSLEGASTVLDALHARVLVIRQKLDDWFALTPSVETTEAPSVLWYELSPRGFRLSKTPIDVSAALRSQREASGAAWIFTSATLSIAGDFTHASTRLGLDAPATLLEPSPFAWAENALCYLPPGMPQPSDRHFTRALVERLTPVLQASKGRAFVLFASHRALREAAEMLADQPWPLFVQGQAPRAQLLEGFRSSGNGVLLGTASFREGVDVAGDALSVVVIDKLPFAAPDDPVFEARLDAIRRAGGVPFRDEQIPQAVIAMKQGVGRLIRTETDRGVLVLCDPRLTEKSYGKIFLESIPPAVMTRRVEDVQTFFANPEELAA, from the coding sequence ATGACCACGCTGCAAGATTCGGTTGAATCATCACTTCGCGAAGGTGGGGCCCTGGCAAACGCGTTGCCGGGCTTCCGTGCTCGCGAAGGTCAGCAACGCATGGCGGCGGCTGTCTGTGAGGCAATTCAATCGCGCGGCACACTGCTCGCCGAAGCCGGGACGGGGACCGGCAAGACCTATGCCTATCTCGTTCCGCTGCTGCTCTCCGGCAAAAAAGCGATTGTCTCGACGGGCACGCGCGCGCTGCAGGACCAACTTTTTCATCGCGATTTGCCGCGCGTGCGCGATGCCTTGGGCAAACCCGCAAAAACCGCCTTGCTCAAAGGGCGCGCCAATTACTTGTGCTTCCACCGAATGGAATTGGCCAAAGGCGAAAGCCGATTCGGCACCCGCGAGCAAGTTGATTATTTCCAACGCATCGTTTCCTGGAGCGGTCGGACCGCAGCAGGCGACCTCGCCGAAGTCGCCGGGATTCCCGACGACAGTCCCGTCTTGCCGATGGTCACGAGTACCGCGGACAATTGCTTGGGAACCGATTGTCCGTTCTGGGCGGACTGCTTCGTGGTCAAGGCAAGACAACGCGCGCAAGCCGCAGACATCGTGGTCGTCAATCACCATTTGCTGTTGGCCGATCTCGCACTGAAACAGGAAGGCTTTGGCGAAATCCTTCCCGGCGCGGAAGCATTCGTGATTGACGAGGCGCATCAGCTCCCGGAACTGGCCGCATTGTTTTTCGGTGAAGCTTTGAGTGCACGGCAAATTGTCGAATGCGCACGCGAGTGCGTTGTTGAAGCGAAAAACGTGAGTACCGCCACCGCCTTGGTCGCGCCCGTCGCGCTGCAAGTGGAGAACGGCGCCCGGCTTCTACGGCAAAAACTCGAAGGTCTTCCGGCACGCGGTACGCGCGAGCGCTTGCACGCATTTCCGGAAGTTGATGCGAGCGCGCAGCAATTGAGCGATGAATTGGGCGCTTTGGCCGATGGCTTGAAGTCGTTGGAGGGCGCCTCGACGGTGCTCGATGCATTGCATGCACGCGTCCTGGTGATCCGCCAAAAGCTGGACGATTGGTTTGCGCTCACGCCGTCGGTCGAGACGACCGAAGCGCCCAGCGTGCTCTGGTATGAACTTTCTCCGCGGGGTTTTCGTTTGTCGAAAACGCCGATTGATGTGTCGGCGGCATTGCGTTCTCAACGCGAGGCGAGTGGTGCGGCGTGGATATTCACCTCGGCGACCCTTTCCATCGCCGGTGATTTCACCCATGCCAGCACCCGTCTGGGTTTGGATGCGCCGGCCACCTTGCTTGAGCCCAGCCCCTTTGCGTGGGCCGAGAATGCCCTGTGCTATTTGCCGCCCGGCATGCCACAACCATCGGATCGCCATTTCACACGTGCATTGGTCGAGCGCCTTACTCCGGTGTTGCAGGCCTCGAAGGGACGTGCCTTCGTTTTGTTCGCGTCGCACCGTGCCCTGCGCGAAGCCGCGGAAATGCTCGCCGATCAGCCTTGGCCGCTGTTTGTACAAGGCCAAGCACCACGCGCACAACTGCTGGAGGGTTTCCGCAGTTCGGGCAATGGCGTCCTGCTCGGAACGGCCAGTTTCCGCGAAGGCGTCGATGTCGCAGGCGACGCATTGAGCGTTGTCGTCATCGACAAACTCCCGTTTGCCGCGCCGGATGATCCGGTGTTCGAAGCGCGTCTGGATGCGATTCGGCGCGCGGGCGGCGTGCCGTTCCGGGACGAACAGATTCCCCAAGCCGTGATCGCGATGAAACAAGGCGTCGGTCGTTTGATTCGCACCGAAACCGATCGCGGTGTATTGGTGCTGTGCGATCCGCGCCTCACCGAAAAAAGTTACGGGAAGATTTTTCTCGAATCGATTCCACCCGCGGTGATGACGCGCCGGGTCGAGGATGTCCAAACGTTTTTTGCGAATCCCGAGGAGCTCGCTGCATGA
- the tsaB gene encoding tRNA (adenosine(37)-N6)-threonylcarbamoyltransferase complex dimerization subunit type 1 TsaB produces MSQGMHVLALETSTEACSVALASAGRVFFRHQVAARQHAELALPWVEALCDEAGIQRRDLTHIAVGAGPGAFTGVRLGVALAQGLAFAHDLPVAAIGTLQIVAATAEAEEGQRICVAMDARMQEIYWAEFEWRDGLPVAIGDARVCAPEEIQLEGRGWMGLGTGFSAYAGRFTALAPEAVTVVDPQALPDARTLLKLAQPVFDRDGGLDAAKIEPVYLRNNVAQTIAERAAAKGLDG; encoded by the coding sequence ATGAGTCAAGGAATGCATGTGTTGGCGTTGGAGACGTCCACCGAAGCGTGCTCGGTCGCGCTTGCGTCGGCAGGCAGGGTGTTCTTCCGCCACCAAGTTGCGGCAAGACAACATGCCGAACTGGCGCTGCCTTGGGTCGAGGCCCTGTGTGATGAAGCCGGCATTCAACGCCGGGATCTGACCCACATTGCCGTCGGTGCCGGGCCCGGCGCGTTTACCGGTGTCCGATTGGGTGTGGCCTTGGCGCAAGGACTTGCGTTTGCCCACGACCTCCCTGTCGCGGCCATTGGAACATTGCAAATTGTGGCCGCAACCGCTGAGGCGGAAGAAGGTCAGCGGATTTGCGTGGCGATGGATGCGCGCATGCAGGAAATCTATTGGGCCGAGTTCGAATGGCGCGATGGACTGCCGGTGGCCATTGGTGATGCCCGTGTGTGTGCGCCCGAAGAGATTCAACTGGAAGGCAGGGGCTGGATGGGCCTTGGCACCGGTTTTTCGGCATATGCCGGGCGTTTTACGGCTTTGGCGCCGGAGGCAGTCACCGTCGTCGACCCGCAGGCATTGCCCGATGCCCGCACACTGCTAAAACTGGCGCAACCGGTGTTTGACCGCGATGGCGGATTGGATGCCGCAAAGATCGAGCCCGTGTACCTTCGCAACAATGTTGCGCAAACCATCGCGGAACGCGCCGCAGCCAAAGGCCTCGATGGCTGA
- a CDS encoding energy transducer TonB has product MTGLNATAIPPPKIGASQRLSATSLLSLAIHLVVLLGVGFAARGAAPVVPTLDVIMSTTKTALSPKQAAFLAQANNEGGGEHDKTSKPSAPQSGVALTETEGLAARTLRAQTPTPQPPPETRVVSGRNDAWQVPTAKDSQTRAVRATATGERRVDFDMDVARLAAEIHQQSDNYAKRPKVKFISAATREFVFATYLRQWADRVEKVGNLNYPDEARRRQLKGSVVLSVGIRKNGRVESINVLRSSGHKILDDAAVRIARLAEPYPPIPRTSDELDLLMVVRTWDFLPEGSVSSH; this is encoded by the coding sequence ATGACCGGCTTGAACGCGACCGCGATTCCCCCACCGAAAATCGGTGCCTCGCAACGGCTCAGCGCGACCTCCTTGCTTTCGCTCGCCATCCACTTGGTCGTTTTGCTTGGCGTCGGCTTTGCCGCACGCGGCGCCGCACCAGTCGTGCCGACACTCGACGTCATCATGTCCACCACCAAAACCGCCCTGTCGCCCAAACAGGCCGCGTTTCTTGCGCAAGCCAACAATGAAGGCGGTGGTGAGCACGACAAGACGTCGAAGCCGTCGGCGCCGCAAAGTGGTGTGGCGCTCACAGAAACCGAAGGCTTGGCCGCGCGTACGCTGCGTGCGCAAACGCCGACGCCGCAGCCACCGCCCGAGACGCGCGTTGTGAGCGGCCGGAACGATGCATGGCAGGTACCGACGGCCAAAGACAGTCAGACGCGTGCCGTGCGTGCAACGGCCACCGGAGAACGCCGTGTCGACTTCGACATGGACGTCGCGCGTTTGGCGGCGGAGATCCATCAACAATCGGACAATTATGCGAAACGTCCGAAAGTGAAATTCATTTCCGCGGCGACACGCGAATTCGTCTTTGCCACTTATCTCAGGCAGTGGGCCGACCGCGTCGAAAAAGTCGGCAACCTCAACTACCCGGACGAAGCACGCCGTCGCCAGTTGAAAGGCAGTGTTGTGTTGAGCGTTGGCATCCGTAAGAACGGTCGTGTGGAATCAATCAACGTATTGCGTTCGAGCGGTCACAAAATCCTCGACGACGCCGCCGTTCGCATCGCGCGCTTGGCCGAACCCTATCCGCCGATTCCGCGTACCAGCGATGAGCTTGATTTGTTGATGGTGGTTCGAACCTGGGACTTCCTGCCCGAAGGCAGCGTCAGCAGCCACTGA
- the gshB gene encoding glutathione synthase encodes MSYAVWVVMDPIGQIKPAKDSSFAMMLEAQRRGLDLRYVAPGGLSIRDGLAHARVAPIRVEDRADDWYALGDFEDVPFSAGQVVLMRKDPPVDANFVHDTHILSLAESQGSLLVNAPAALRDFNEKLAAQLFPQCCAPTLVTRDRAALKAFVNTHGRAVLKPLDGMGGRSIFQANANDPNLNVILETLAGEHADLVMAQRYVPEIVDGDKRILLVDGEPVPYCLARIPQGDEFRGNLAAGGRGEGRPLTDRDRWIATQVGPFLKSRNILFAGLDVIGDYLTEVNITSPTCIRELDAQFGLNISGELFDAIERRLKTA; translated from the coding sequence ATGTCCTACGCGGTCTGGGTCGTGATGGATCCCATCGGGCAGATCAAGCCTGCCAAGGATTCAAGCTTTGCCATGATGCTTGAAGCGCAGCGCCGCGGTCTTGACCTGCGTTATGTCGCCCCCGGCGGGCTGTCCATCCGCGACGGCTTGGCGCATGCGCGTGTGGCACCGATCCGCGTCGAGGATCGTGCTGACGATTGGTACGCCTTGGGCGACTTTGAAGATGTACCGTTCAGCGCCGGTCAAGTGGTGTTGATGCGCAAGGACCCCCCCGTGGACGCCAATTTCGTCCACGACACACATATTTTGTCCCTGGCCGAATCGCAGGGGTCGCTGCTGGTCAATGCCCCCGCTGCGCTTCGGGACTTCAATGAAAAGCTGGCCGCCCAACTCTTCCCGCAATGCTGTGCGCCGACGCTGGTGACCCGTGATCGCGCCGCGTTGAAAGCCTTTGTCAACACGCACGGACGCGCCGTGCTGAAACCGCTTGACGGCATGGGCGGCCGTTCGATCTTCCAAGCGAATGCCAACGACCCCAACCTCAACGTCATTCTGGAAACGCTGGCGGGCGAGCATGCGGATCTGGTGATGGCACAGCGTTATGTGCCGGAGATTGTCGACGGCGACAAACGCATCCTGCTCGTGGATGGTGAACCCGTGCCGTATTGCTTGGCACGTATTCCACAAGGTGACGAGTTCCGTGGCAACTTGGCCGCCGGCGGCCGCGGCGAAGGACGCCCCCTGACTGATCGGGATCGTTGGATCGCGACGCAAGTCGGACCCTTCCTCAAATCCCGGAACATCCTGTTTGCCGGGCTGGACGTGATCGGCGACTACCTGACCGAAGTCAACATCACGAGTCCTACCTGCATTCGCGAGCTCGACGCGCAATTCGGTTTGAATATCTCGGGTGAATTGTTCGATGCCATTGAAAGGCGCTTGAAAACGGCATGA
- the pilG gene encoding twitching motility response regulator PilG gives MESTDNSGNLSGLKVMVIDDSKTIRRTAETLLKREGCDVVTASDGFEALAKIVEQHPHIIFVDVMMPRLDGYQTCALIKNNQVFKSTPVIMLSSKDGLFDKARGRIVGSEQYLTKPFTREELLGAIRSHVTA, from the coding sequence ATGGAATCAACCGACAATTCCGGCAATTTGAGCGGGCTGAAGGTGATGGTGATCGACGACTCCAAAACCATCCGGCGCACGGCGGAAACGCTGTTGAAACGTGAAGGTTGCGATGTCGTTACGGCGAGTGACGGTTTCGAGGCGCTGGCCAAGATCGTCGAGCAGCATCCACACATCATTTTCGTCGACGTGATGATGCCGCGGCTTGACGGTTATCAAACCTGCGCGCTCATCAAGAACAACCAGGTGTTCAAATCGACACCGGTCATCATGCTGTCTTCCAAAGACGGTTTGTTTGACAAAGCGAGGGGCCGGATTGTCGGCTCGGAGCAATATCTCACCAAGCCGTTCACGCGTGAAGAACTGCTGGGTGCCATCCGATCTCATGTGACCGCTTAG
- a CDS encoding response regulator produces MAKILIVEDSPTELTVMSQFLSKQGHEVLSAASAEEGIETCKREMPDLVVMDVVLPNMNGFQATRAISKDDSTKHIPVMIVSTKGMEVDQAWGMRQGARDYMVKPVKEADFISRISAILGG; encoded by the coding sequence ATGGCTAAAATTTTGATTGTCGAGGACTCACCGACAGAGTTGACGGTGATGTCCCAATTTCTCTCCAAACAAGGGCATGAAGTCCTGTCTGCCGCATCCGCGGAAGAAGGTATCGAAACCTGCAAGCGCGAAATGCCGGATCTGGTGGTGATGGATGTTGTGCTGCCGAACATGAACGGCTTTCAAGCCACGCGTGCGATCAGCAAGGACGACAGCACCAAACACATTCCGGTGATGATCGTCAGCACCAAAGGCATGGAAGTCGACCAAGCTTGGGGCATGCGCCAAGGTGCGCGCGACTACATGGTCAAGCCGGTCAAGGAAGCGGATTTCATTTCGCGCATTTCCGCCATACTCGGAGGCTGA
- a CDS encoding chemotaxis protein CheW — protein MDAIQSAYGYLCDLDARSLAHVAGIPQEAGGRSGWRGLAYRIGHRLLASSFDDVAEILTAPPATPVPGGQNWLLGLVNVRGNLMPLVDLKMFLEGERTVMHENQRMLTIRQEGGDVGVLIDELVGQRAFDEADQTDPGALTDGRYKHLIKRAFKKDDETWGVFDFDALTRTPEFRRAAL, from the coding sequence ATGGACGCCATCCAGTCGGCCTACGGGTATTTGTGCGACCTCGATGCGCGCAGCCTTGCGCATGTGGCCGGTATTCCGCAGGAAGCCGGCGGACGCAGCGGCTGGCGCGGATTGGCTTATCGCATCGGGCATCGTCTCTTGGCTTCCAGCTTCGACGATGTCGCCGAGATTTTGACCGCACCGCCGGCCACGCCGGTGCCGGGTGGTCAGAATTGGCTGCTCGGCTTGGTCAACGTGCGCGGCAATTTGATGCCCTTGGTGGATCTGAAAATGTTCCTCGAAGGCGAGCGCACCGTGATGCATGAGAACCAGCGCATGCTGACGATCCGTCAAGAAGGCGGCGATGTCGGGGTGCTTATCGATGAACTGGTTGGTCAGCGCGCATTCGACGAGGCGGATCAAACCGATCCGGGTGCGCTGACCGACGGACGGTACAAGCACCTGATCAAACGTGCATTCAAAAAAGACGACGAAACCTGGGGCGTGTTCGATTTCGACGCGCTGACACGTACACCCGAATTCAGGCGCGCCGCACTGTAA